One genomic region from Pseudomonas hormoni encodes:
- the mtnC gene encoding acireductone synthase has translation MPIKAILTDIEGTTSAVSFVFDVLFPYAAKHLPDFVRQHATRADVAEQLAAVRRDNNEPDADVERIIEILLGWIAEDRKATPLKALQGMVWEQGYQAGQLKGHVYPDAVEALKRWHQEGFKLFVYSSGSIQAQKLIFGCSEAGDLSPLFSDYFDTTSGPKREAQSYQRITQAIGLEAAQILFLSDIVEELDAARTAGMATCGLAREGGELAGHVTVDSFARIDPSTF, from the coding sequence ATGCCGATCAAAGCGATTCTCACCGACATCGAAGGCACCACCAGCGCGGTGAGTTTTGTGTTCGACGTGCTGTTTCCATATGCCGCCAAACACCTGCCGGACTTCGTTCGCCAACACGCCACGCGCGCCGATGTCGCCGAGCAACTGGCCGCCGTTCGCCGGGACAACAATGAGCCGGACGCGGACGTCGAGCGCATTATCGAGATCCTCCTGGGCTGGATCGCCGAAGACCGCAAAGCCACGCCGCTCAAGGCCTTGCAAGGCATGGTCTGGGAGCAGGGCTATCAGGCCGGGCAGTTGAAAGGCCACGTGTACCCGGACGCCGTCGAAGCGCTGAAACGCTGGCATCAGGAAGGTTTCAAACTGTTTGTTTACTCCTCCGGTTCGATTCAGGCGCAGAAATTGATTTTCGGCTGCTCGGAGGCGGGGGATTTGTCGCCGCTGTTCAGCGACTATTTCGACACCACGTCGGGGCCCAAGCGTGAAGCGCAGTCTTATCAGCGCATTACTCAGGCGATTGGCCTTGAAGCGGCGCAGATTCTGTTTCTGTCCGATATCGTCGAAGAGCTGGATGCGGCGCGCACGGCGGGTATGGCGACCTGCGGGCTGGCGAGAGAGGGCGGGGAGTTGGCAGGGCATGTGACTGTCGACAGCTTTGCGCGGATCGATCCTTCAACTTTCTAA
- the folE gene encoding GTP cyclohydrolase I FolE, whose translation MSLEQNYTAILGQLGEDVSREGLLDTPKRAAKAMQYLCRGYEQTLEEVTNGALFSSDNSEMVLVKDIELYSLCEHHLLPFIGKAHVAYIPSGKVLGLSKVARIVDMYARRLQIQENLSRQIADAVQQVTGALGVAVVIEAKHMCMMMRGVEKQNSSMITSVMLGEFRENAATRSEFLSLIK comes from the coding sequence ATGTCCCTGGAACAGAATTACACCGCGATTCTCGGCCAACTGGGCGAGGACGTCTCCCGCGAGGGCCTGCTCGACACGCCAAAGCGTGCCGCCAAAGCCATGCAGTACCTCTGCCGCGGTTATGAACAGACACTTGAAGAAGTCACCAACGGTGCCTTGTTCAGCTCTGACAACAGCGAAATGGTGCTGGTGAAAGACATCGAGCTGTACTCGTTGTGCGAACACCACCTGCTGCCGTTCATCGGCAAGGCCCACGTCGCCTACATCCCGAGCGGCAAGGTGCTGGGGCTGTCGAAAGTCGCGCGGATCGTCGATATGTACGCCCGCCGCCTGCAGATCCAGGAAAACCTCAGCCGCCAGATCGCCGATGCGGTCCAGCAAGTCACCGGCGCCCTGGGCGTTGCGGTGGTGATCGAGGCCAAGCACATGTGCATGATGATGCGCGGTGTGGAAAAGCAGAATTCGTCGATGATCACCTCGGTGATGCTGGGTGAGTTCCGCGAAAACGCCGCCACTCGCAGCGAATTCCTCAGCCTGATCAAATAA
- the aroC gene encoding chorismate synthase, with product MSGNTYGKLFTVTTAGESHGPALVAIVDGCPPGLEISLEDLQRDLDRRKPGTSRHTTQRQEADEVEILSGIFEGRTTGCSIGLLIRNTDQKSKDYSAIKDLFRPAHADYTYHHKYGERDYRGGGRSSARETAMRVAAGAIAKKYLATQGIVIRGYMSQLGPIEIPFKTWDSVEENAFFSPDPDKVPELEAYMDQLRRDQDSVGAKITVVAEGVMPGLGEPIFDRLDAELAHALMSINAVKGVEIGAGFASVSQRGTEHRDEMTPEGFLSNNAGGILGGISSGQPIVAHLALKPTSSITTPGRSIDIHGNPVEVVTKGRHDPCVGIRATPIAEAMMAIVLMDHLLRHRGQNADVRVSTPVLGQL from the coding sequence ATGTCCGGCAATACCTACGGCAAGCTGTTCACTGTCACCACCGCAGGCGAAAGCCATGGTCCGGCGTTGGTCGCCATTGTCGACGGCTGCCCGCCGGGGCTGGAGATTTCCCTGGAGGATTTGCAGCGCGACCTCGACCGCCGCAAGCCCGGCACCAGCCGCCACACCACCCAGCGCCAGGAAGCGGACGAGGTGGAAATCCTCTCCGGAATTTTCGAAGGCCGCACCACCGGTTGCTCGATCGGCTTGTTGATCCGCAACACCGACCAGAAGTCCAAGGACTACTCGGCGATCAAGGATCTGTTCCGTCCGGCCCACGCCGACTATACCTATCACCACAAGTACGGCGAACGCGATTACCGCGGCGGTGGTCGCAGCTCGGCGCGGGAAACCGCCATGCGCGTGGCGGCCGGCGCGATTGCCAAGAAATACCTGGCCACCCAGGGCATCGTCATTCGCGGTTACATGAGCCAGCTCGGCCCGATCGAAATCCCGTTCAAGACCTGGGATTCGGTGGAAGAGAACGCGTTCTTCAGCCCAGACCCGGACAAAGTGCCGGAGCTGGAAGCCTATATGGACCAGCTGCGCCGCGACCAGGATTCGGTCGGCGCGAAGATCACCGTTGTCGCCGAAGGCGTGATGCCGGGCCTCGGCGAGCCGATCTTCGACCGTCTCGACGCCGAACTGGCCCATGCGCTGATGAGCATCAACGCGGTCAAAGGCGTGGAAATCGGCGCCGGTTTCGCCAGTGTTTCCCAGCGCGGCACCGAGCACCGCGATGAAATGACCCCGGAAGGTTTCCTCAGCAACAACGCGGGTGGCATTTTGGGCGGTATCTCGTCCGGTCAACCGATCGTCGCGCACCTCGCGTTGAAGCCGACCTCCAGCATCACCACGCCGGGCCGTTCCATCGACATCCATGGCAACCCGGTGGAAGTCGTCACCAAAGGTCGCCATGACCCATGCGTCGGCATCCGCGCCACGCCGATTGCCGAAGCGATGATGGCCATCGTGCTGATGGATCACCTGCTGCGTCACCGCGGGCAGAACGCCGATGTGCGCGTGAGCACGCCGGTGCTGGGTCAGCTTTAA
- a CDS encoding long-chain-acyl-CoA synthetase, with the protein MSHTTNDTITWGMMLRKLPSIAKAIPRVVKGMKAANVKDPTQPCGLGWSFEQATLRNPEGPALLQGAVKLSYSQVNQWANRIAHHLIAQGIRKGDVVAVFIENRPELLVTILAVAKVGAISALLNTSQTRDTLAHSLNLVAPAAIIVGEELVPAFSAVRERVSIDAARTWFVADRDTYNQPGIAPDGFINLMSATADSPSDNPASSQQVFLDDPCFYIYTSGTTGLPKAGVFKHGRWMRSSASFGLIALDMRPEDIVYCTLPLYHATGLCVCWGSAISGASGFAIRRKFSASQFWSDVRNYRATTLGYVGELCRYLVDQPPSADDSRHGVTKMIGNGLRPGAWREFKTRFGVNHICELYAASDGNIGFTNMLNFDNTVGFSLMSWELAAYDHDSGAPTRDAKGFMRKVAKGEQGLLLAKIDDKAPLDGYTDPQKTEKVVLHDVFEKGDRYFNTGDLLRNIGFGHAQFVDRLGDTYRWKGENVSTTEVENILLQHPNISEAVAYGVEVRNTNGRAGMAAITPAESLATLDFSELLAFAREHMPAYAVPLFLRVKVKMETTGTFKYQKTRLKDEAFDPGKTGDDPIYAWLPGTETYVQVTEQLLADIHGGKYRY; encoded by the coding sequence ATGAGCCACACGACGAACGACACGATCACCTGGGGCATGATGCTCCGCAAGCTGCCTTCGATTGCCAAGGCCATCCCTCGGGTGGTGAAGGGCATGAAGGCCGCCAACGTCAAGGACCCGACCCAACCGTGTGGCCTCGGCTGGAGCTTCGAGCAGGCAACGTTGCGCAATCCCGAGGGCCCGGCATTGCTGCAGGGCGCCGTGAAACTCAGCTATTCACAGGTCAATCAATGGGCCAATCGCATTGCCCATCACTTGATTGCCCAAGGCATCCGCAAGGGCGACGTGGTGGCGGTGTTCATCGAGAACCGCCCGGAGTTGCTGGTGACGATCCTGGCGGTGGCCAAGGTCGGCGCGATCAGCGCCTTGCTCAACACTTCGCAGACTCGCGATACACTGGCCCATAGCCTGAACCTGGTGGCGCCTGCGGCGATCATCGTCGGTGAGGAGCTGGTGCCGGCGTTTTCGGCGGTGCGCGAGCGGGTTTCGATCGACGCGGCGCGCACCTGGTTTGTCGCCGACCGAGACACTTACAACCAGCCGGGCATTGCGCCCGACGGCTTCATCAACCTGATGTCGGCGACGGCGGACAGCCCCAGCGATAACCCCGCCAGCAGCCAGCAGGTTTTTCTCGACGATCCGTGTTTCTACATCTACACCTCGGGCACCACCGGATTGCCCAAGGCCGGTGTGTTCAAGCACGGCCGCTGGATGCGCAGTTCCGCGAGCTTCGGCTTGATCGCGCTGGACATGCGCCCCGAGGACATTGTCTATTGCACGTTGCCGCTCTATCACGCCACCGGGCTGTGCGTGTGCTGGGGCTCGGCCATCAGCGGCGCGTCGGGGTTTGCCATTCGCCGCAAGTTCAGCGCCAGTCAGTTCTGGAGCGATGTGCGCAACTACCGTGCGACCACCCTCGGTTACGTCGGTGAATTGTGCCGCTACCTCGTCGATCAACCGCCGAGTGCCGACGACAGCCGGCACGGCGTGACGAAAATGATCGGCAACGGTCTGCGCCCCGGTGCGTGGCGCGAATTCAAGACGCGCTTTGGCGTGAACCACATCTGCGAGTTGTATGCCGCCAGCGACGGCAATATCGGCTTCACCAACATGCTCAACTTCGACAACACCGTTGGTTTTTCCCTGATGTCCTGGGAGCTGGCGGCTTACGATCACGACAGCGGTGCACCAACGCGTGACGCCAAAGGCTTCATGCGCAAAGTTGCCAAAGGCGAGCAGGGGCTGTTGCTGGCGAAGATCGACGACAAGGCGCCACTGGACGGCTACACCGATCCGCAGAAGACCGAAAAAGTCGTGCTCCACGACGTGTTTGAGAAGGGCGACCGTTATTTCAACACCGGCGACCTGCTGCGCAACATCGGTTTTGGCCATGCGCAGTTCGTCGATCGCCTCGGTGACACCTACCGCTGGAAGGGTGAAAACGTCTCGACCACCGAAGTCGAGAACATCCTGCTGCAGCACCCGAACATTTCCGAAGCCGTGGCCTATGGCGTGGAAGTGCGCAACACCAACGGGCGGGCGGGGATGGCGGCGATCACACCGGCCGAATCCCTGGCGACTCTGGATTTCAGCGAACTGCTGGCCTTCGCCCGCGAACACATGCCAGCGTATGCGGTACCGTTGTTCCTGCGGGTGAAAGTGAAAATGGAAACCACCGGCACCTTCAAGTACCAGAAGACCCGGCTCAAGGACGAAGCCTTCGACCCTGGCAAAACCGGGGATGATCCGATCTACGCCTGGTTGCCGGGGACCGAGACGTACGTGCAGGTCACCGAACAATTGCTGGCGGACATTCACGGTGGCAAGTACCGCTATTGA
- a CDS encoding MFS transporter, protein MTVAALPYWRLSSFYLFYFALLGSTAPFLALYFDHLGFSSARIGELVAIPMLMRCVAPNIWGWLGDYTGRRLAIVRFGAVCTLLTFSLIFVSKSYAWLAMVMALHAFFWHAVLPQFEVITLAHLKGQTQRYSQIRLWGSIGFIITVVALGRLFEWLSLDIYPVALVLIMAGIVVSSLWVPNAQPVQGERIAGDGFLRQLRNPGVLAFYGCVALMQMSHGPYYTFLTLHLERLGYSRGLIGMLWALGVVAEVLMFLAMSKILARFSVRRVLLASFLLAALRWLLLGSFAEFVWVLLFAQVLHAATFGSFHAAAIQFVQRSFGARQQGQGQALYAALAGTGGALGALYSGYSWNALGAMFTFSIASLAAFAAAVIIATRMQEDRP, encoded by the coding sequence ATGACCGTGGCGGCGCTGCCGTACTGGCGGCTCTCCAGTTTCTATCTGTTCTATTTCGCCTTGCTCGGTTCGACAGCGCCGTTTCTGGCGCTGTACTTCGATCACCTGGGTTTTTCCAGCGCGCGCATCGGCGAGCTGGTGGCAATCCCGATGCTGATGCGTTGTGTCGCGCCGAACATCTGGGGCTGGCTCGGTGACTACACCGGCCGGCGCCTGGCCATCGTGCGTTTCGGCGCGGTCTGCACGTTGCTGACGTTTTCGCTGATTTTCGTCAGCAAGTCCTACGCCTGGCTGGCGATGGTCATGGCGTTGCATGCGTTTTTCTGGCATGCGGTGTTGCCGCAGTTCGAAGTCATCACCCTCGCGCATTTGAAGGGCCAGACGCAGCGCTACAGCCAGATTCGTTTGTGGGGCTCCATCGGTTTCATCATCACCGTGGTGGCGCTGGGGCGCTTGTTCGAATGGCTCAGCCTCGACATTTACCCGGTGGCGCTGGTGCTGATCATGGCCGGGATCGTGGTCAGCAGCCTGTGGGTGCCGAATGCCCAACCGGTTCAGGGCGAACGGATTGCCGGTGACGGCTTCCTCAGGCAATTGCGCAACCCCGGCGTATTGGCGTTTTACGGTTGTGTGGCGCTGATGCAGATGAGCCACGGCCCGTATTACACCTTCCTGACCTTGCACCTTGAGCGATTGGGTTACAGCCGTGGCTTGATCGGCATGCTCTGGGCGCTCGGCGTAGTCGCCGAAGTCTTGATGTTTCTGGCCATGAGCAAGATCCTTGCGCGCTTCTCGGTGCGCCGGGTGCTGCTGGCGAGTTTTCTGCTGGCGGCGCTGCGCTGGTTGTTGTTGGGTTCGTTTGCCGAATTTGTCTGGGTGCTGCTGTTTGCCCAAGTGCTGCACGCCGCGACATTCGGCAGTTTTCACGCAGCTGCCATCCAATTCGTGCAACGTAGCTTCGGTGCGCGCCAGCAAGGGCAGGGCCAGGCGTTGTACGCCGCGCTGGCCGGCACCGGTGGCGCACTGGGCGCGTTGTACTCCGGCTACAGCTGGAATGCCCTCGGGGCCATGTTCACCTTTAGTATTGCCAGTCTCGCAGCCTTCGCCGCTGCCGTTATCATTGCCACACGTATGCAAGAGGACAGGCCATGA
- a CDS encoding DUF3509 domain-containing protein has product MSLIQEKFSSLFSNFEVTTQPRPDGGILLTLRSTEGRVFKRSISYQQLHAGDQLSWVISAIRRDLAEQASELPQISMLQSQQRFALPTYHSA; this is encoded by the coding sequence ATGAGCCTGATCCAAGAAAAATTTTCGTCCCTGTTTTCCAACTTCGAAGTCACCACTCAGCCACGTCCTGACGGTGGCATTTTGCTCACCTTGCGCAGCACCGAAGGCCGGGTGTTCAAACGCTCGATTTCCTACCAGCAATTGCATGCCGGTGATCAGCTGTCGTGGGTGATCAGCGCTATCCGTCGCGACCTGGCTGAACAGGCGAGCGAACTGCCGCAGATTTCCATGCTGCAGAGCCAGCAGCGGTTTGCACTGCCCACTTATCATTCGGCGTAA
- a CDS encoding 1,2-dihydroxy-3-keto-5-methylthiopentene dioxygenase: MSSLSVYHVSSPDIPNKVLTHFEDIASTLAEQGVRFDRWQAAAKIQPGASQEEVIAAYQEQIDKLMTERGYITVDVISLNSDHPQKAELRAKFLDEHRHGEDEVRFFVAGRGLFTLHIDDYVYAVLCEKNDLISVPAGTPHWFDMGEHPHFVAIRLFNNPEGWVANFTGEDIASRFPRLED; the protein is encoded by the coding sequence ATGAGCAGCCTGTCCGTCTACCACGTCTCAAGCCCTGATATTCCGAACAAGGTGCTGACCCATTTCGAAGACATTGCCTCGACCCTGGCCGAGCAGGGCGTGCGCTTCGACCGCTGGCAAGCGGCGGCGAAAATCCAGCCGGGCGCCAGCCAGGAAGAGGTGATCGCCGCGTATCAGGAGCAAATCGACAAACTCATGACCGAGCGCGGCTACATCACCGTCGATGTGATCAGCCTGAACAGCGACCACCCGCAAAAAGCCGAACTGCGCGCCAAGTTCCTCGACGAACACCGTCATGGCGAAGACGAAGTAAGATTTTTCGTCGCCGGCCGTGGCTTGTTCACCCTGCACATCGACGATTACGTGTACGCCGTGCTGTGCGAGAAGAACGACCTGATCTCGGTGCCGGCCGGCACGCCGCACTGGTTCGACATGGGCGAGCATCCGCATTTCGTCGCCATTCGTCTGTTCAACAATCCTGAAGGCTGGGTGGCCAATTTCACCGGCGAAGACATCGCCAGCCGTTTCCCGCGTCTGGAGGACTGA
- a CDS encoding glutathione S-transferase N-terminal domain-containing protein produces MFVKALRVGLGQLIIFIDFITRPGKKQRPSAAQAQVETAAKGLTLYQFHACPFCVKTRRTLRRLNVPVALRDAKNNEQDRQTLLEQGGKIKVPCLRIEENGQTTWMYESKVIIDYLDKRFAAA; encoded by the coding sequence GTGTTCGTTAAAGCGCTTCGTGTCGGCCTTGGCCAACTGATCATCTTCATCGACTTCATCACCCGCCCGGGCAAGAAGCAGCGCCCCTCCGCTGCTCAGGCTCAGGTCGAAACGGCCGCCAAAGGCCTGACCCTGTATCAGTTCCACGCCTGCCCGTTCTGCGTGAAAACCCGCCGCACCTTGCGCCGCTTGAACGTGCCGGTGGCGCTGCGTGATGCGAAGAATAACGAGCAGGATCGCCAGACGCTGCTGGAACAGGGTGGCAAGATCAAGGTGCCTTGCCTGCGTATTGAAGAGAATGGCCAGACCACGTGGATGTATGAGTCCAAGGTGATTATTGATTATCTGGATAAGCGTTTCGCGGCGGCCTGA
- a CDS encoding Smr/MutS family protein has product MQDDDFSLFKSAIQGVKPIKHDRAETGKPKADRAQIAKLRQAATVRTDATTVDGLSDQFVIDVGPEDELMWARDGVQESQMRKLKIGQIPFEGSLDLHGMSVEKARETLWAFLAEATKFEIRCVRVTHGKAVRLDGKRPMIKSHVNTWLRQHSQVLGFTSCQAKHGGAGAVYVMLKRTMMEGRDE; this is encoded by the coding sequence ATGCAAGACGACGATTTTTCCCTGTTCAAAAGCGCGATCCAAGGCGTCAAGCCGATCAAGCACGACCGCGCCGAAACCGGCAAACCCAAGGCTGACCGCGCGCAGATCGCCAAGCTGCGTCAAGCTGCCACCGTGCGCACCGATGCCACCACCGTTGACGGTCTGTCCGATCAGTTCGTGATCGACGTCGGCCCGGAAGACGAGCTGATGTGGGCGCGCGACGGCGTGCAGGAAAGCCAGATGCGCAAGCTCAAGATCGGCCAGATCCCGTTCGAAGGCAGCCTCGACCTGCACGGCATGAGCGTGGAGAAGGCCCGGGAAACCCTCTGGGCCTTCCTGGCCGAAGCGACCAAATTCGAAATCCGCTGCGTGCGCGTCACCCACGGCAAAGCCGTGCGCCTGGACGGCAAGCGGCCAATGATCAAAAGCCACGTCAACACCTGGCTGCGCCAGCACTCACAGGTGCTTGGCTTCACTTCGTGCCAGGCCAAACATGGCGGCGCCGGTGCGGTGTATGTGATGCTCAAACGCACCATGATGGAAGGTCGCGACGAGTAA
- a CDS encoding ankyrin repeat domain-containing protein, producing MSDQSRQMTPEEAAEFAEQVFNKAREGDAAMMAALLTKGLPPNLRNHKGDTLLMLAAYHGHVETVKVLLEHKADPEIRNDNGQSPIAGAAFKGDLAVVKALVEGGAQVEGSSFDGRTALMMAAMFNRVEIVDYLISKGADPKAKDANGVSALDAAKTLGAVDTTAQLEKLLG from the coding sequence ATGTCCGATCAAAGCCGCCAGATGACCCCCGAAGAAGCCGCCGAGTTTGCCGAACAGGTCTTCAACAAGGCGCGTGAGGGCGATGCGGCCATGATGGCTGCGCTGCTGACCAAAGGCCTGCCGCCGAACCTGCGCAACCACAAGGGCGACACCTTGCTGATGCTGGCCGCTTACCACGGCCATGTGGAAACCGTGAAAGTCCTGCTGGAGCACAAGGCCGACCCGGAGATCCGCAACGACAACGGCCAGAGCCCGATTGCCGGCGCAGCGTTCAAGGGCGACCTGGCCGTGGTCAAGGCGCTGGTCGAAGGTGGCGCACAAGTGGAAGGCTCATCGTTCGACGGCCGTACGGCGCTGATGATGGCGGCGATGTTCAACCGCGTGGAAATCGTCGATTACCTGATCAGCAAAGGCGCCGATCCGAAAGCCAAGGATGCCAATGGCGTGTCCGCGCTGGATGCCGCTAAAACGCTTGGCGCGGTGGATACCACGGCGCAGCTTGAGAAATTGCTCGGCTGA
- the prmB gene encoding 50S ribosomal protein L3 N(5)-glutamine methyltransferase, whose protein sequence is MITSRLRTLRDHIRWAVSHFHGEDLFFGHGTDNAWDEARQLVLGALHLPWEIADSYLDCNLEEGEVVKLQRMLKRRIEERIPTAYLLGEAWFCGMSFIVDERVLIPRSPIGELIEKRFEPWLGAEPARILDLCTGSGCIGIACAYEFQNAEVVLADLSFEALEVANKNIERHGADERVYTVQGDGFDGLPGQRFDLIVSNPPYVDAEDFADMPQEYQHEPELGLACGDDGLNLVRRMLAEAADHLTEKGLLIVEVGNSQVHVDALYPEVDFAWLDFERGGHGVFMLTAQQCREHQALFASRV, encoded by the coding sequence GTGATCACTTCCCGCCTTCGTACCCTGCGCGACCATATCCGTTGGGCCGTCAGCCACTTCCATGGGGAGGATCTGTTTTTCGGCCATGGGACCGACAACGCCTGGGACGAAGCCCGTCAACTGGTGTTGGGCGCGTTGCACCTGCCGTGGGAAATTGCTGACAGTTACCTCGACTGCAACCTCGAAGAGGGCGAGGTAGTCAAACTGCAGCGCATGCTCAAGCGCCGTATCGAAGAACGCATCCCGACCGCTTACCTGCTGGGCGAGGCCTGGTTCTGCGGCATGTCGTTCATTGTCGACGAGCGTGTGTTGATCCCGCGTTCACCGATTGGCGAGCTGATCGAAAAGCGTTTCGAGCCGTGGCTCGGCGCCGAACCTGCGCGGATTCTCGACCTGTGCACCGGCTCCGGTTGCATTGGTATCGCTTGTGCCTATGAGTTCCAGAACGCCGAAGTGGTGCTGGCCGACCTGTCGTTCGAAGCGCTGGAGGTGGCCAACAAGAACATTGAGCGTCATGGCGCCGATGAGCGTGTGTACACGGTTCAGGGCGATGGTTTCGACGGTTTGCCGGGGCAGCGTTTCGACCTGATCGTGTCGAACCCGCCTTACGTCGATGCCGAAGATTTCGCCGACATGCCGCAGGAATACCAGCACGAGCCCGAGTTGGGCCTGGCCTGTGGCGATGATGGTTTGAACCTGGTGCGCCGCATGCTCGCCGAAGCGGCGGATCATCTGACCGAGAAGGGCTTGCTGATTGTCGAAGTGGGCAACAGCCAGGTTCACGTTGACGCGTTGTACCCGGAAGTCGACTTCGCCTGGCTCGATTTCGAGCGCGGCGGCCATGGCGTGTTCATGTTGACGGCGCAGCAGTGCCGCGAGCATCAGGCGTTGTTCGCGTCCCGCGTCTGA
- a CDS encoding methylthioribulose 1-phosphate dehydratase: protein MSLTREHLAQEIIDAGRFLYGRGWSPATSSNYSTRLSPTEALLTVSGKHKGQLGLDDVLATDLSGNSLEPGKKPSAETLLHTQLYSWRPEIGAVLHTHSVNATVLSRLTPEDFIEFEDYELQKAFSGVSTHESRVRVPIFDNDQDIARLAAEVQPWLDAHPDCVGYLIRGHGLYTWGARMSDALRQIEAFEFLFECELKTRSLLNR, encoded by the coding sequence ATGAGCCTTACCCGTGAACACCTCGCCCAGGAAATCATCGACGCCGGGCGTTTTCTGTATGGCCGCGGCTGGTCGCCGGCCACCAGCAGCAATTATTCGACCCGTCTGTCGCCGACCGAAGCCTTGCTGACCGTGTCCGGCAAGCACAAGGGCCAGTTGGGCCTCGACGATGTGCTGGCCACGGATCTGTCGGGCAACAGCCTGGAGCCGGGCAAGAAACCGTCCGCCGAAACCTTGCTGCACACTCAGCTCTACAGCTGGCGCCCGGAAATCGGCGCGGTGCTGCACACCCATTCGGTGAACGCCACCGTGCTGTCGCGCCTGACGCCGGAAGATTTCATCGAGTTCGAAGACTACGAACTGCAGAAAGCCTTCAGCGGCGTATCCACCCACGAATCCCGGGTGCGTGTGCCGATTTTCGACAACGATCAGGACATTGCGCGTCTCGCCGCCGAGGTGCAGCCTTGGCTGGACGCCCATCCCGATTGCGTCGGCTATCTGATCCGCGGTCATGGCCTCTACACCTGGGGTGCGCGCATGAGCGATGCGCTGCGGCAGATCGAGGCCTTTGAATTTTTGTTCGAGTGCGAGTTGAAGACGCGCTCACTCTTGAACCGTTAA
- a CDS encoding cysteine hydrolase family protein: MSVPKTMFQLSGRGYAAANLSHATLVIIDAQKEYLSGPLALVGMDAAVANIKQLVSAARAAGRPIVHVRHLGTVGGLFDPQGERGEFIPGLEPQADETIIGKLLPSAFHGTELLERLQNLGSLDLIVCGFMSHSSVSTTVRAAKNLGFRCTLVEDACATRDLPYKGGVLSADHVQQTEMAIMADNFATLALTHDLI; this comes from the coding sequence ATGTCCGTTCCAAAAACGATGTTTCAACTCAGCGGCCGCGGTTATGCAGCAGCCAATCTGAGCCATGCGACCCTTGTCATCATCGATGCCCAGAAAGAATACCTCAGCGGCCCCCTGGCGCTGGTCGGCATGGATGCTGCCGTCGCGAACATCAAGCAACTGGTGAGCGCTGCCCGCGCAGCCGGTCGGCCCATCGTGCATGTGCGCCACCTCGGTACCGTCGGCGGGTTGTTCGACCCGCAAGGCGAACGCGGTGAGTTCATCCCGGGCCTGGAACCACAGGCAGACGAAACCATCATCGGCAAACTGCTGCCGAGTGCGTTTCACGGCACCGAACTGCTGGAGCGCCTGCAGAATCTTGGTTCACTGGACCTGATCGTGTGCGGTTTCATGAGCCATTCCAGCGTCAGCACCACTGTGCGCGCCGCGAAAAACCTGGGTTTTCGTTGCACCTTGGTTGAAGACGCTTGCGCAACCCGCGATTTGCCTTACAAGGGCGGTGTGCTGAGCGCAGACCACGTTCAACAGACCGAAATGGCGATCATGGCGGACAACTTCGCCACCCTCGCCCTGACCCACGATCTGATCTGA